One window of the Pyrus communis chromosome 17, drPyrComm1.1, whole genome shotgun sequence genome contains the following:
- the LOC137721665 gene encoding uncharacterized protein: MASGWVKSLQCKSRAFEDVYHPNPKSLMNSASCRKSVQNIKDVIDTTKSRQPKPLPPPKRSKPKHLGRPTKTEPVSSPTHQLGTRQPRPHDPFLPSLTELPEGHPSRNVVEIIFHTSWGPKAFSGRIEMIFKVQNGSKTVARFEEHREVVKARSRAGSKGGAQCEEENARCMADGNEVMRFHCLGPASSGVGVYDACSGVWGFHGGKGKAICTFSGSGVAHESAGAGGARGRRAMMVCRVVAGRVSKQLELESLLDGRVGFDSVSGGNGELLVFDSRAVLPCFLIIYKL, encoded by the coding sequence ATGGCGAGTGGGTGGGTGAAGTCGCTGCAATGCAAGTCGAGAGCCTTCGAAGACGTTTACCATCCGAACCCCAAAAGTCTGATGAACAGCGCGAGTTGCAGGAAGAGCGTTCAAAACATCAAGGACGTCATCGACACCACAAAATCCAGACAACCGAAGCCGTTGCCGCCGCCCAAGCGGTCCAAACCCAAACACCTAGGGCGACCCACAAAAACCGAACCCGTATCGAGCCCAACCCATCAACTCGGAACCCGGCAACCGCGACCCCATGATCCGTTTTTACCGTCCTTGACGGAGCTCCCGGAGGGCCATCCGTCGCGCAATGTCGTCGAGATTATATTCCACACCAGCTGGGGCCCCAAGGCGTTTTCTGGTCGGATCGAGATGATTTTTAAGGTCCAGAACGGGTCCAAGACCGTGGCCCGGTTTGAGGAGCACAGGGAGGTCGTGAAGGCGCGGTCCCGGGCCGGGTCCAAAGGCGGGGCACAGTGCGAGGAGGAGAATGCCCGCTGCATGGCGGACGGAAACGAGGTGATGCGGTTCCACTGCCTCGGGCCTGCCAGCTCCGGCGTCGGGGTGTACGACGCGTGCAGCGGCGTGTGGGGGTTTCACGGTGGAAAGGGTAAAGCGATTTGCACGTTTTCTGGTAGCGGCGTGGCCCACGAGAGCGCGGGTGCGGGTGGGGCCAGGGGCCGGAGAGCGATGATGGTTTGTCGGGTCGTGGCGGGTCGGGTTTCGAAGCAGCTGGAGCTTGAGTCGTTGTTGGATGGCCGGGTCGGGTTCGACTCGGTGAGCGGAGGCAACGGCGAGTTGTTGGTGTTTGATTCACGCGCCGTGTTGCCGTGCTTTCTTATCATCTATAAACTGTAA
- the LOC137723568 gene encoding adenine phosphoribosyltransferase 3 produces the protein MLVLKDEDPRIHGIKTKIRVVPNFPKPGIMFQDITTLLLDPKAFKDTIDLFVERYKGKNISVVAGIEARGFIFGPPIALAIGAKFVPLRKPKKLPGDVIFEEYTLEYGSDRLEMHVGAVELGERALVVDDLIATGGTLCAAMNLLERVGAEVVECACLIELPDLQGRERLNGKPLYVLVEYQ, from the exons ATGTTGGTTTTGAAAGACGAAGATCCTCGCATCCATGGCATTAAAACCAAGATTCGTGTCGTCCCAAATTTCCCCAAACCTg GAATTATGTTCCAAGATATCACAACTTTATTACTTGACCCAAAAGCCTTTAAGGACACAATCGATTTGTTCGTTGAGAGATACAAAGGCAAAAACATTTCAGTGGTTGCAG GAATTGAGGCACGAGGTTTTATCTTTGGTCCTCCGATAGCATTGGCAATAGGAGCAAAGTTCGTTCCCCTGAGAAAACCAAAGAAGCTGCCTG GTGACGTTATTTTTGAAGAATACACtctggaatatggaagtgaCCGTCTTGAGATGCATGTTGGAGCAGTAGAACTTGGCGAGCGTGCTCTGGTGGTAGATGATTTAATAGCCACTGGGGGCACACTGTGTGCTGCAATGAATTTATTGG AACGCGTTGGAGCAGAAGTGGTCGAATGTGCGTGCTTAATTGAATTGCCAGATTTACAA GGACGTGAGAGGTTGAACGGAAAGCCACTGTATGTACTAGTTGAATACCAATGA